One Zymoseptoria tritici IPO323 chromosome 3, whole genome shotgun sequence genomic region harbors:
- the MgSho1 gene encoding uncharacterized protein (Transmembrane osmosensor requlating the high-osmolarity glycerol response pathway) encodes MPSPGGYHSPSLQKMEVGNGRYSGGKGFSMGNIAGDPFWLGSIGIGTSGWLIAFVSSIIADISDTYPNYSWWCLVYMLFLIIGVFYVVGSDSVFTYHVAMAALLSAGLVFTTSSVNSLIYAASPAKEAAAAGFILLSICTIVWMLYFGSQPQASHRQTLDSLALHKDRVPTSRSSRAMRQSYRPDTTLSAAQQHQQHQQQMYNSNHLAGFETASPVTGYPGGAPGVSSRASAAQFPQPLNQQSSHPTLQGTNGASGMGGTETSGGTAPETYPYRAKAIYSYEANPDDANEISFSKHEILEVSDVSGRWWQAKKENGETGIAPSNYLILL; translated from the exons ATGCCCAGTCCAGGCGGTTATCACTCGCCGTCGCTGCAGAAGATGGAGGTCGGAAATGGCCGCTACAGCGGAGGAAAAGGATTCAGCATGGGCAACATCGCAGGCGATCCTTTTTGGCTGGGATCAATAGGCATTGGCACA TCCGGCTGGCTTATCGCCTTTGTCagctccatcatcgccgacatATCGGACACCTATCCCAACTACTCATGGTGGTGCTTAGTGTACATGCTGTTTTTGATCATTGGAGTCTTCTACGTGGTCGGCTCGGATTCAGTCTTCACATACCATGTCGCAATGGCTGCTCTGCTATCGGCAGGACTGGTCTTCACGACATCATCAGTCAACTCACTCATCTACGCCGCCAGTCCCGCGAAAGAGGCCGCCGCAGCTGGTTTCATTTTGCTCTCCATCTGCACA ATCGTCTGGATGCTCTACTTCGGTTCCCAACCGCAAGCCTCGCATCGACAAACCCTCGACTCCCTCGCTCTCCACAAGGACCGCGTACCGACCAGCCGCAGCAGTAGAGCCATGCGCCAATCGTACCGACCCGAcaccaccctctccgccgctcAGCAACACCAGCAGCACCAACAACAAATGTACAACTCCAACCACCTCGCCGGTTTCGAAACGGCCTCGCCCGTCACAGGCTACCCCGGCGGAGCACCAGGAGTGTCGAGTCGCGCCTCCGCCGCACAATTTCCGCAACCTCTCAACCAGCAATCATCACACCCGACTCTGCAAGGCACTAATGGCGCCTCGGGCATGGGAGGTACAGAGACGTCTGGAGGCACCGCGCCGGAAACATACCCATACCGCGCGAAAGCGATTTACAGCTACGAAGCGAACCCAGACGATGCGAATGAGATTTCCTTTTCGAAgcacgagatcctcgaggtGTCGGATGTGAGCGGCAGGTGGTggcaggcgaagaaggagaatggCGAGACGGGCATTGCACCTTCGAATTATCTGATTCTGCTGTGA
- a CDS encoding ADP-ribosylation factor GTPase activator (GTPase activator), with protein sequence MSNKMWEVDPETRSKLVEISKTNENNRCIDCGAPSPQWASPKLGIFFCLACSGIHRSLGVHISFVRSVTMDAFKTMEIRKMELGGNKPYKEFFNNHSSNSLMGRDFESCTIAERYDSEAGEEWKDRLTAKVEGTEYVPGAKPKKTTPAAQPRQQQSLSSGRNTPSSLSNSAPPQRTISPSQKSRNEAYFASKGAENESRPEGLAPSQGGKYSGFGSAPPPSNNNSSTPAGIADFQADPVAALTKSFSWFSSTVTKQAAAVNQTYIQPGMKSLADGELAAQARRQAAMLGSTVQQGTKGLGDQFNKFVDPDAGTQRGPPKEKKDFWDDFAAAGESVAAQKQQKSSIGTSAMRNTGGGGKKDEDDAWGKW encoded by the exons ATGAGCAACAAGATGTGGGAGGTCGACCCGGAGACGAGGTCTAAGCTGGTCGAGATCTCCAAGACCAACGAGAACAACAGATGCATAGACTGTGGCGCTCCCAGTCCACAATGG GCCTCTCCCAAACTGGGCATCTTCTTCTGCCTCGCGTGCTCGGGTATTCACCGCTCGCTAGGCGTACACATCTCCTTCGTCCGAAGTGTGACCATGGACGCCTTTAAGACAATGGAGATACGAAAGATGGAGTTGGGAGGTAATAAGCCATACAAAGAGTTCTTCAACAACCACTCAAGTAACTCGCTCATGGGTCGCGACTTCGAATCATGCACAATCGCCGAGCGGTACGATTCCGAGGCAGGCGAGGAATGGAAAGATCGATTGACAGCAAAGGTGGAGGGAACGGAATATGTGCCCGGCGCGAAACCTAAGAAGACAACCCCTGCTGCACAACCTCGCCAACAACAGTCTCTTTCCTCTGGGCGTAACACACCATCCTCGCTATCTAATTCCGCCCCTCCTCAACGGACGATCTCGCCCTCTCAAAAGTCCCGCAACGAGGCCTACTTCGCCAGCAAAGGCGCCGAAAATGAGTCCAGACCAGAAGGTCTCGCTCCCTCGCAAGGCGGCAAGTATTCCGGATTTGGCTCTgcccctcctccctccaacaATAACAGCTCTACACCGGCAGGAATCGCCGACTTTCAGGCCGATCCTGTGGCTGCGCTGACAAAGTCCTTCTCGTGGTTCTCGTCTACCGTAACGAAGCAGGCCGCTGCAGTGAACCAGACATATATTCAACCAGGCATGAAGTCACTCGCGGATGGAGAGCTAGCAGCTCAAGCAAGAAGACAGGCCGCCATGCTAGGAAGCACAGTGCAGCAAGGTACAAAAGGGCTAGGAGATCAATTCAACAAATTCGTCGACCCGGATGCTGGTACGCAACGAG GACCGccaaaggagaagaaggattttTGGGATGACTTTGCGGCGGCAGGAGAGAGTGTTGCGGCGCAGAAACAGCAGAAGAGCAGTATCGGAACGAGTGCAATGAGGAACAcgggtggaggtgggaagaaagacgaggatgatgcTTGGGGGAAGTGGTGA